ACCGCGCGCCGCCCCCAGGCTCGCATTCCCTGCGGTATTTCTACACCATCGAGTCCCGGCCCGGCCTCGGGGAGCCCCGGTACATTGAAGTCGGCTACGTGGACGACACGCAGTTCGAACGCTTCCACAGCGACGCGGAGACTCCGAGATATGAGCCGCGGGCGCCGTGGGTGGAGCGGGAGCCAGAGTATTGGGAGGAGCAGACACGGGGAGCTAAGAATGACGAGCAGATTTTCCGAGGGAACCTGAGGACCCTGCTTGGCTACTACAACCAGAGCGAGGGCGGTGAGTGACCGCGGGTCGGAGGTCACGACCCCGCCACGTCCCTACGTCAGGGCCGGAGTCGCCCCGGGTCCCGGGTCCGAGGTCCGGGAGGAGAGTCGGGGACCGGGACCCGGTTTCCCTTTCGGTTTAGGGGAGTCCGCGGGTGGGCGGGGCCGCGGGGCGGGGCTGATCGCGGGTGGGCGGGACCGCGGGGCGGGGCTGATCGCGGGAGCGTGAGGCTGACTTCGGGTGGGCGGGGCTGACCTCGGGTGGGCGGGGCTGACCTAGGGTGAGCGGGGCTGCCCTCGGGTGGACGGGGCTGACCGCGGGGTCCTCGCAGGCTCTCACACCATCCAGCGATTGTCCGGCTGTGATGTGGGGTCGGACGGGCGCCTCCTCCGCGGGTACAGTCAGCACGCCTACGATGGCCGCGATTACATCGCCCTGAACGACGACCTGACGACGTGGACGGCGGCGGACACGGCGGCGCAGATCACCCGGCGCAAGTGGGAGCAGGCTGGtgaggcagagggatggagggCCTACCTGGAGGGCCGGTGCGTGGAGTCGCTGCTCAGATACCTGGAGATCTGGAAGGACGCGCTGCAGCGCACAGGTGCAGGGCCGCGggcagctcctccctctgccctcggGCTGGGCTCAGTCCTGGGGAAGAAGAAACCCCTCAGCTGGGGTCATGCCCCTGTCTCAGGGCAGACAGTGTCCCTGGGTCTCCTGATCCAGCATGGCAGGGACCGCACTGATCCCCAGGCTCAGCCTTCTCCCTGGACAGCTGCAAATCTgtctcagaggagggagaggagatccCGACCTAACCACAGTGGCTCCTGCAGTCTGCAGCCGCTGTCAGCCTTGGCCTCTCCAGGCCGGGGTCTCTGCCCACACCAGGGTCTGTGGAAACTGAGTCCTGTCATCTGAGTGTGTCAGCCTTACACGCCAGGACCAGAAGTCTCCTTTCCTGATGGGAGACGTGGACGTCCCTACCCTAGGCTGGTTCCAcagtttctagaactttccaaagATACATTCTCCCAAATCTGTGTGGGTGAGGTTGCATCCCTCACACTCCAATTACGTCTATTCCCAGAATGGCCATGTGAGCACTTATGGGGTACCCTGGACAAATACTAAATTGTggggggctttttctttttttttttcttccttcctttttttttttttttcaagttgtcattttgcttttagtcagtttttttttttttttaatccccctCACTGGGATGatactgtttctctctctccccctctgtttATCATCTGTATCAGTCTCCACAGGAGCCAGGGGGAACTGCTAATCTGGATAATTAGACAAGTCAGTGTTTCCTTTACACTAGAAAGGTTCCTGTGAGCTTAGACTATTTTCTGCCACATTAACATCCAGAGCCCTCCTGCTCTCTCTTGGCCCCAACAAGTCACAGTGTTGCCCCAGTGGATTAGGAATTgaacttcctcagagacagggtcttctgcgGCTCCAGGACAGGAGTGACAGGGACGATCCACACACCCCTGTGAGCACCGCTGTGTCCCAGGGAGTGCTGCCCTGGGCTCCACAGCACACTTCCAGGGGTCCTGGTGACAATACCTTGTGTCTTGTCCCCCAGAGGCAGGGCTTGGGGAGTCGTTTTCTCTGGCTGAGTGTCAGAGGTTCACCACATTTCTGCTGCACACTTTGGTGATGGCTGTTCACTGGACAGACAGTTATGCTGGTCAGCAAGATAGGCACAGTGATTGTGCCTCAGTGGTGGCAGCAGGAGTTGGTGGCACCCTTCATGTAGCCCTTGTACCTGATTTCTTATTTTGATATCCATTAATaacataaattaattattttcctttcattcttttactACCTAACTAATGCTATAGAACATCACATGAGGAAGACCATGCTGACCTGCTGGTTCATGTAGATTCCCTCTTAGCTACTGAGTCCCCCCAGGAAAATGTGCAGCTCTGTGATGAGGGGACCAGCTCTACCTGAGGTCACTAGTGTGATGACAGAATTGTCCAAACAGACACAGTTTAGTGTCAGCATTGGTTTGACTTTGTCTTTgcagatttcagtttatcttgttAATTGTAGGATTTCTAAATCTTCCACACAGATCCCCCAAAGGCACATGTGACACATCACCCCACACTGAACGGAGACGGCACCCTGAGGTGCTGGGCCCTGGGCTTCTACCCTGCTGAGATCTCCATGACCtggcagagggatggggaggaacagactcaggacatGGAGCTGGTGGAGACCAGaccttctggggatggaaccttccagaagtgggcaTCTCTGGTTGTGCCttctggggaggagcagagataCACATGCCATGTGTACCATGAGGGGCTGACacaacccctcaccctgagatggGGTAAGGAGGGTGTGGGTGCAAATCTGGGGTCAGGGAAAGCTGGAGCCCTCTGCAGACCCTGCACAGGATCAGGGCTGAGAGCTGGCGTCATGACCCCCAACTTcccctcctgtccttcccttccaGAGCCTCCTCAGTCCCCTGTCCCCATCTGGGCAGTCATTGCTGCTGTTGTAGCTGTGATCATTGGAGCTGTGGGGGCTGctgtgtggtggaggaggagaaacacaggtaggaaagggcaggtctggtTCTCTCTCAGCCCCTTTTAGAAGTGTGCTCTGCCTCACTAATGGGAAACATTCACACCCCTCATTTCTCCTGTCTCTGACCTGGGTCTGCTGTCAGTTCTGGAAGCTTCCTAGGGTCGTGGTCTTCCCTGTTCtctcacagcttttcttctcacagGTGGAAAAGGAGGGAACTATACTCCAGCTTCAGGTAAGTGTGGGGAGCGGGATTGTCCCTGAGGCCCTTGGGGTGAAGCTAAGTTATTTGGGGAGCTCTGCCAATCCATAATACTTCCTCCAGTGAAATCTTCTAAAGGCCATGTTTTCACCTTCCTGTGACTTTATATAATTTTACCCTAGGCAGGGACAGTGCCCAGAGCTCTGATGTGTCTCTCCCGGACTGTAAAGGTGACACTCTGGGGACTGATTTGGGGAGGGGCAAAGTGGACATGATTGGGGTTCAGGGACTCCCAGAATCACCTCTGAGTGAGTGGTGGGTGTTGGGATGTTGTCTTCACAGTGATTGTTCATGACTCTTGTTTGTAGTGTGAAGATAGCTGCCCGAcctgacagagtgacagagatgTGCTCAGGTCTCTCCTGTGACGTCCTGAGCCCCTCAGTTCACTCTCAGCAACAGTGTCTGATGTTCCCTGTGACCCTGTGGGCTCAATGTGAAGACCTGGGGAGCCTGGCCACCTCTGCACACCAGGACCCTGTCCCTGCACTGCCTGTGTTCCCTTCCACAGCCAACCTTCCTGGTCCAGCAGGCAGGAGGGGACATCTCCATCCTGTCACCTCCATGCTGCCCTGAACTGCAGCCCCTGACTCCCCACTGAAAACAAGAATCTGAATGTGAACTTGGTTGTTCATGTCCTTGATCTGACAGGTGGATTGATGGGTAAATTAAAGGATTGAAATACTTAGAGCTTGTGGAGGAAATAAATGGCAGCATGGAGAACCTTCCAGAATCTGTGTTCATTATGCTGTGTGTATCTGGTGGACAAGATGAGGCTGTGGGAGCTGAGTGTGAACAGAACTGTGCCCAGGTGAAGCTCAGTCCCTTGTTGGCTGTGACATGGTCACTCCTCAGCTCTGTCACCTCCTGGCTCTCTTCTCTTCATCACTTGAACCATATTCTGAGAGTCTGTGATCACAGGGACACTGGGATGACAGAGCCTTGTCCTATCCCCAGGATtgtgggcagccagggctgctgtgacaggtcagcctgggctctgacCTGGCCATGGCTCTTCACCCCGTCTCctctgtttatttcttgtctttttagttTGTATGGAGGACTAGGCCTGTTCTTGTTCCTGAGAATGGTGCCTTCCTCCTTATCCCTTGGGGTCCCTGAGTGTTTGTCCATCTTTGTCTCCCAAGGCCCAACTAAGCCACTGCActgtgggctgaggagatgaactTCAGTCTCCTGGgctcctgcctccttccaggcccctccctgaggttctctccttcttcctatgTTTCAGAATCTAATCCGGGTTGTAggatgggcagagaggagggatccACAGTGTCTCATCTCAGTCTGTCCTGTTGGAGCTGGGTTCTGCCCaaggtcccctccccctccctgggtCTGGGAATCCTGGTGCTGCCCCTAGTGGTGACTCAAGGATTTACAGGCTGATTATACTCTAGATTtaagtttatttaaaagaaatgatccCAAGGACTGAAGAATTGGCtgaagggttaagagcacttgctgctcctgcagaggacccgggttcagatcccagcacccacaccatggcacacaccaTCCATATCTCCTGTTCCATGGTTTCCACTGCCCCTGTGGACACCAGATAGGCACATGGTACAAACACATACAGCCAAGaaaaaacactcatagacatacaaTTAATGAATCTTTTATAAAATAGATTGTTCGAACACCAGAGTAGGAAATTACTTCACCCCTGCTCAGGTTCCAGCCTCTGCATATTTCTCTTCTACCTTTGTGAACTCCAGTCAGGAGCTCCAGGAACCTTAGCTGAGATGTTTGAAGACCAAGAAGGTGACAATCTCTGTCATGATGCAGCCATCTTTGTCTTGTGAGGGATGATGTCTTCCAGTGCCTGGGACCCAGCAGACATTCATACCcaataaatgtttgatgaatgaataaaaaataaatagatcatggatcaaagacagaaaggcaggtggagagggagggagggctttgcTGAGGGGAAGCTCAGGTGACTCTAACCTCAGTGTGAGGGGACCTGGTGCTGCACCCGACACACCAGCATGTGGCCTGAGGTTGTGTTAATCAAGGGAGCTTCTGTAGAAGAGGGAGGTGAGGGTGTGAATTTTCCTCTAGACTGAAACATCCCTGCTGGAGccaggaggagctgaggaggTTCAGGAAACACAAGAATCTACAGGTTCCCGGAGCTGACACAATATAGTGCTTCCCTCTCAGGGTTAAACCAGCTGCAGTTcctgagggagaggagactgtTGAGTGGAGCTGCTGGGAGCTGTGCAGGGGACTGCAGTGATGCAGCTGGGTGAGTGACATGCACACTGGGGTGGACAGTTCAATGGTTATCCCCTGACTCACCCAGGCTCCTGTGAGTGACCAGTGAGCTCAGGGTTCAACAAGCTGACCCTGGATGGATGTTTTCCTTGGTCAGCTGTCACTGTCTCCATCTGGGGTGGAGGAAATCCACTCCTCAAGCAGAGGACACAGCAGTGTCCGTTGTGATCAGCCCACAGTGTCTGTTCCAGATGTGAGATGAAGTCCTGTTTCTAAGACACACTGGGAAGTGATACAGAATTTCTGGTCTCCTGGAGCAAGCACTGTGGTGGGAAGATGCCTGTGATACAGTGTAAGGGAATCAACAAGGATAGGTTGTGTGGGGAGGTGAGGGCAGAAGGGAAGGTGTCCAAAGCGCAGGGGAGAGGAACAGGGTAGAGAGctgttattttttagattttttttttatgtgtggcATACTGGCACAtactttattcctagcactttgAAGGCAGTggaaggtgaatctctgtgagttcaagtctagcctgatctacatagtgacaccgtctcaaattttattttttttaattatgtgtttgtgttaattacttttctgttgctatgataaaacaccataaccaaagcaacatTTAGAAGGGTTTCTTTGGGCTGCAGCTCCAGTGGATAAGCGTACATCACTGCAGACATGTAGCACCAGAGCTGCAGacatggcagctggagcaggaagctgagagctcacagcttcagttgcaaacaggaagcagagagagcaacatGGAGGCAGATGGTTTGACTCTCacagcccctcctccccagtaacacactttctccagcaagtcaCAGCTCTTAAacctccacctccccaaacagcactgtggtgttattgtgttcctcaaaatattgagCACTCtattaaacttatctggggtcagagaacagaagagccactagatacagaggccagaaaagagtggcacacacgcctttaatcctagcattctggaggcagagatccatctagatctatgtgagttcaaggccacactgcaaacagctaggcatggtgactcatgcctttaattccaggaagtgatggcagaaagcagaaaggtatataaggcgtgaaaaaccaggaactagagctggttaagcttttaggattcAAGCTCTGATCAGCTGAGTGCCAttgggataaggacacagaggcttccagtctgaggaaacaggatcagctgagaagttggccaggtgaggtggctgtggctttttctgcttctctgatcttccagtgttgacccaatacctggctttgagtttgtttttgttaataagactctttaagattcctgctacatagtaCCACCAACTTGGGAACAAAGTTCAACTACCCAGTACATTCTCACTGAATCTACCACAGTAGATGTGTGGCATCCATGCGGGTGTGGTCAGGTGAGTGCAGAGTTcctggagttcagaagagggtgtcatcccctgggtgtgggtgctgggaactgaacttggttctgGGCAGGAGCAGAAGGTGTTCTCAGAGTCtaagtcatccctccagccctaaaAGTGCTGTTTAAATAGGTGGCTGTCATTCAGAGGTGACATCTGAGGAAAGATTTGAAGATCCTATAACATCagtctttgacttcttcctttccaatttgtattcccttgatctccttaagtTGTCTGATTTCTCTGGTTAGAACTTCCATTCCAAAGTGAACAGataaggagagagtggacagccctgtcttgttactgattttagtggaattgctttgagtttttctccatttaatttgatgaagGCTGTAGGTTTGCTGTGAATTGCCTtgattatgtttaggtatgtcgcttatatccctgatctctccaagaagGTCCCCAgtttcacttctccagctcctgacctGTGTCAGGTCCTTCTGCCCAGACACCGATGACAAGTTTCCTGTTCGCACCCCCATTGGGTGCCGAGATCCCGGAGAACCAATCAGCGTCGCCGCGATCACGGGTTATAAAGTCCACGCAGCCTGCGGAACTCAG
This DNA window, taken from Peromyscus maniculatus bairdii isolate BWxNUB_F1_BW_parent chromosome 21, HU_Pman_BW_mat_3.1, whole genome shotgun sequence, encodes the following:
- the LOC102920519 gene encoding H-2 class I histocompatibility antigen, Q10 alpha chain-like isoform X3, which gives rise to MTTVLFSPPLGAEIPENQSASPRSRVIKSTQPAELRRPRSEMGAMAPRALLLLLAAALAPTRTRAGSHSLRYFYTIESRPGLGEPRYIEVGYVDDTQFERFHSDAETPRYEPRAPWVEREPEYWEEQTRGAKNDEQIFRGNLRTLLGYYNQSEGGSHTIQRLSGCDVGSDGRLLRGYSQHAYDGRDYIALNDDLTTWTAADTAAQITRRKWEQAGEAEGWRAYLEGRCVESLLRYLEIWKDALQRTDPPKAHVTHHPTLNGDGTLRCWALGFYPAEISMTWQRDGEEQTQDMELVETRPSGDGTFQKWASLVVPSGEEQRYTCHVYHEGLTQPLTLRWGGKGGNYTPASANLPGPAGRRGHLHPVTSMLP
- the LOC102920519 gene encoding H-2 class I histocompatibility antigen, Q10 alpha chain-like isoform X2, which codes for MTTVLFSPPLGAEIPENQSASPRSRVIKSTQPAELRRPRSEMGAMAPRALLLLLAAALAPTRTRAGSHSLRYFYTIESRPGLGEPRYIEVGYVDDTQFERFHSDAETPRYEPRAPWVEREPEYWEEQTRGAKNDEQIFRGNLRTLLGYYNQSEGGSHTIQRLSGCDVGSDGRLLRGYSQHAYDGRDYIALNDDLTTWTAADTAAQITRRKWEQAGEAEGWRAYLEGRCVESLLRYLEIWKDALQRTDPPKAHVTHHPTLNGDGTLRCWALGFYPAEISMTWQRDGEEQTQDMELVETRPSGDGTFQKWASLVVPSGEEQRYTCHVYHEGLTQPLTLRWEPPQSPVPIWAVIAAVVAVIIGAVGAAVWWRRRNTGGKGGNYTPASV
- the LOC102920519 gene encoding H-2 class I histocompatibility antigen, Q10 alpha chain-like isoform X1 — protein: MTTVLFSPPLGAEIPENQSASPRSRVIKSTQPAELRRPRSEMGAMAPRALLLLLAAALAPTRTRAGSHSLRYFYTIESRPGLGEPRYIEVGYVDDTQFERFHSDAETPRYEPRAPWVEREPEYWEEQTRGAKNDEQIFRGNLRTLLGYYNQSEGGSHTIQRLSGCDVGSDGRLLRGYSQHAYDGRDYIALNDDLTTWTAADTAAQITRRKWEQAGEAEGWRAYLEGRCVESLLRYLEIWKDALQRTDPPKAHVTHHPTLNGDGTLRCWALGFYPAEISMTWQRDGEEQTQDMELVETRPSGDGTFQKWASLVVPSGEEQRYTCHVYHEGLTQPLTLRWEPPQSPVPIWAVIAAVVAVIIGAVGAAVWWRRRNTGGKGGNYTPASGRDSAQSSDVSLPDCKV